TCGGAAACGAAAGGGACCAGGAGAAAGCAGTAGAGCAGGGGAAAGATGGATATTATCCTGTACAGGTCCCTCCAACAGTTCCTCGTCTGATAAGCGAtcaaggggagagagaagaaccccgcggtgaagaagaagaagccgtATTGCCCCACTTGCCCGCGCCATTTGCGGCCGACAGCTTCTGTGGAAAGGACGAGACAGCAAATGCCGATCCCCGATCGAGCGAAACCGTTGGCAAAGCGGAGGAAGGCATACGTCCATACGTCCGGCGAAAGGGAGGTGAGGAAACCGGTCAGAGTGGTCAAGACGCAGGCGATCAGCACGGTTCTCTTCCGGCCTAGGCGCGCGTCCGCCAAGTGACCAAAAACAGCAGATCCTGCGCAGGAAAAAGCGAATAACGAAAACCATGAGAAATGATACCTCTGAGTAGGTGGAAAAGCATGCGGCTCTGTAAGCATGTTCAAGAGGCGGATCGATCTGACGTACCTAATAAAGagccgaggaagaagagagaggcgGGTACGGCAGCAAGGAACTTGCGGTCGCAAATGAGACCCCATTCGGCGATTACCGAGCTGGTGTTGCCGCCGACCCACTCCCAGGTCCCTCGCTCCAATCCACAAACGGAAGCGGCGCCGCCTCCgtctccgcctcctcctccagcAGCACCGATGCAGGAACCCGGCGATTTGCACCTCCAGGCCGACGGCTGCGCGTCGGTGAAGATGGTGATCAGCGCGTTCTGGGAATCGAATATCCATGCGAACGACACCAAGAACACGTGCAGCAGCTGCGAGAACCCGAACGACCCGACGTACTCCTCCAGGACTTCGTCCACGGTTAGCTCTAGCTTCCTGGGTGGTGACTCGATCTGCGCCAGGTCGATGTTCATGCACACGAGTCGCTGTGCCTCTTCATCTTCCATTGTTGGAGGGAACGTAGCTAAAGCAGGGGGTGAATATTCGAAAAGCACCTGCCAAGATTCTGCATCTTCCCTTCTGATTCCATGTCCATTATATAGAAGAAGGTTCGGCATGTGTTAAAGCATGCTatatgaaccttttgaaaataataaaccTTATAAATCGCGATGAAATATGCAAATTATATGTCTGCCTGCTTTCTAAGAAGAAACTGGGAAATAGATTTTTAACACTCTCGGCTTCTATAATTATACGAAATGGTTTATGTATCGCAATACgaaattatggcaaaaaaacaaaacaaaaatgaagcgCAACATTTTGGCGTTTGTTTATGGTGAAAGAAAATcagtttttgaaatttaatgagATAAGAGGACTTCTTTTATTGCTAGGAATTAGAGAAAAGAGACTTGTGAAGAGAAGCCATTCATTTTTCTGTGGCAACAATGCGATCTTCTGTCttccacaataaaaaaaaaaaattggtgattAGTCAAATCGAGATGAGACATCTTTACGATGAAgatgattattttaaatagaTAAATCTCAGACGCACTAGATTAACTTGTGAATGAAATAAGAGCAAGACACAATAGCCGAAACGGGTGGCCAAAACATGAGTTCGTTTGCAATTTGCAGTCCGAGAGTATTAACATCACCAATCCTGCGTATAATGACATGACAGAATGGTAGGTTAACCCTAATTAACTTCATTATCATCCATGCTTAACACAAAACCCCTCAATTCAAAGAGTTTCAAGCTATTCTCAAGTTTCATTATATTCCACGTGGATGTGACTGACCAATGTGCTGAGTGCAAACTGCCAACGAGGCTAA
The sequence above is drawn from the Eucalyptus grandis isolate ANBG69807.140 chromosome 11, ASM1654582v1, whole genome shotgun sequence genome and encodes:
- the LOC104425868 gene encoding LOW QUALITY PROTEIN: organic cation/carnitine transporter 1 (The sequence of the model RefSeq protein was modified relative to this genomic sequence to represent the inferred CDS: deleted 1 base in 1 codon) codes for the protein MPNLLLYNGHGIRREDAESWQVLFEYSPPALATFPPTMEDEEAQRLVCMNIDLAQIESPPRKLELTVDEVLEEYVGSFGFSQLLHVFLVSFAWIFDSQNALITIFTDAQPSAWRCKSPGSCIGAAGGGGGDGGGAASVCGLERGTWEWVGGNTSSVIAEWGLICDRKFLAAVPASLFFLGSLLGSAVFGHLADARLGRKRTVLIACVLTTLTGFLTSLSPDVWTYAFLRFANGFARSGIGICCLVLSTEAVGRKWRGQVGQYGFFFFTAGFFSLPLIAYQTRNCWRDLYRIISIFPLLYCFLLVPFVSESPRWLLVKGREGEALDVLKKFARLNGKKLPSNLVLSNPSPPKMVGKAEAGAGSMAAEAEESLWKTRWAAQRMILIMLAGFGIGFVYYGIQLNVENLDFNLYFTVALNAMMEIPAVLLGSVLLSFMNRRLLFSQSAFLAGISCILCVIFARENRGGKDAQKSGGSGRGSWAQLIIEGVGFMAASMAFDVSYIYCVELFPTNVRNFAVSLLRQAVMLGASLAPLLVAVGRLSPSLSFLVFGSLSIFSGVLSLWLPETRNAPLYETLKQQEEEESLSCASDDSGFELAKEGKVDCPPI